Genomic window (Setaria italica strain Yugu1 unplaced genomic scaffold, Setaria_italica_v2.0 scaffold_11, whole genome shotgun sequence):
AGTGCATCATCAAGCGAGCTAGTTTCTTGTCCAACACTCCTACTGATCAACACTCGTCGGATCGGAACAGATAGAGTagctctctttttctttccatGCATGTCCGTCttgcacaagaagaagaagaaaaaggtgtGATCGAGAACAGCATAGATGGTAGGAGTACTGTTATGTAGTAAGAGACACGACGACAGGGACCGGGTATCCAAGACAGCAGGGGCATCAATCTCCGATCCGGTGCTTGCATATTGCAATGGGAGCAAGGCACGCATACAACATGACCGAAATATATTGCATTGTACGCTTGGAACATGCATGCAACGCAATCTCTTTAGCTCGCAACTACCACATATGCAAATACCAGCATAAACAAATGTAGAAATACATTGTACTGAAATTAATTATAGAGCAAATGCATAGTAAGTAATACATTGTGTAGAAATATTATGCATGATAATTTTGTAACCCAGAAATGACAGTGTCGTGGGTCATATAAAATCCTTAATGAATCTCATGAGCATATTGAAATAAATACATCAAGCTATAATTGAGAAATCAAACATACTAAACAGTCTTAGATCGGGATGATatctcctctccttctctcctctcttctgGTGCAgagtggaggaggcggccggaggcagcggcgggaggGGGTGGGGTGGAGAGGCGGGCGGGGCTGGCGGGGCAGGGGTGGGGTAGggggatttttctttttcttttattttttaacacCATCTAGTATCAGTTGGGCAAGTACTAGATCCACTTTAGATTCAATTTTTCCAATAGTATCATCAACGCTAATTAATTTAAGAAAACTAACAAAACAACAAACCTTAGTAGATATTTTTTCAGACAGGGCAGTTGAATTACAAGCAAGTGATCATCAAAAGCACGTTACAAGATAACGCAAATTTataggataaaactaaaataggaCGAACGAGAAGGATTGAGATAGAGGGAAATAGGACACTCTACTGGTCGGCGGCGAGCTACTCTACTGGTCGTTTACGATGAGCTTGGCCTTGGGCGTCCCCCTCCTGGATCTGGTACATGTCGCCGAGGCCCATGTGCGCCATGAGGAACCAGACGAGGGTGatgagctcgccgccgcggctgagCTGCCGCACGTGCGTGCTCCCGCGGCACTTGCCCGCCGCGTACGTCAGCATCTCCCCCCACACCCCCGTCACCACCTCCCacatgtcgtcgtcgtcgagctccCTGAGCACCTTAGCCAGGATGACAGCGTCGAACAGCACCGACTtgctccggtcgcccttcaccgtCGACGGCTTCTCTGACGTGTTCACCCGCAGCAGCATTACCCGGGCGTCCTCGTGGGCGCCGACCCACGCGTCCATGGAGGCAAAGAAGCGCTGCGCCTCGGCGCAGGTGTCCCGGTAGCGGAGCAGCCCGATGCCCGCCGTGGCCGACAGCATCTCCGGCTGCTTAATGAGCAGGTACAGCATGTACTCCGACAGGGTCTCGCCGATGGGCCGCCACTGCGCTTCGGCCTGCGTCGGCACCCTCTGCTCATCCTTGAGGTGGCACCCACATAGGTCGGTGGCGACGTGCCACAGCAGGAGGGACTCGTCGAAGTCACTCTCGACCACGCTGTCCAGGATGAGTTTGAACTTTTTGTCCCTGCTATGGTTGCTGAGCGCCTCCTTGATCTGCTTCGTCGTCTCCAGGCGTTCGTCGTCGTCCTTGTTCTTCATCTTGATCAGTGCCTCCTTGATCTGCTCCTCGAGGACGACGAGGTGTCCGTCCTTGTTATCTATCTTGAGCGCCTTGATGATCTGCTCCTCGAAGCCCTTGTCCTTGTCGTCCTTGAGCGCCTCCTTGATCTGCTCCTCGAGGACGAGGCGTTCGTCCTTGTCCTCGACCGCCTTCTTCATCTGCTCCTCGTAGTGTGTCTTGAGCGCCTCCTGGATCTTCTCCTTAAGGCGCCCGACGACACCCTTGCCTCGGCGGCCGCACACCTCCATGATGTCCTCCTTCTTTTTTATATTCTCTGCCGCGCCCTTGAGGCCCTTGAAGATGAAGTCgaggaggctgctgctgctgctggatccCTCCTTCATAAGCGGCACGCGTTTGATGAAGATGAGGTCGTCGACAAGGTCGACAATGTCCTGGAGGCCGACCTTGTCGGCGACCTTGAGCCACCAGCGGCAACGGCCTCTCCTGCTGTTATGCTCCGGCTTGCCCAGGCAGTAGCCGATGAGGTTGAGCTGCGAGGTCTTCCCCGACCAGCGCCGCGTCCGCCGTGACCGCTTGGCCGCCCGGGTCAGCCGCACCAGCCACCTCAGCCGCTGCGACTGCTCGAGGAAGACGGTGGCGCGGTTGGAGAACAGGAGCATGAGCAGCGCCACCGCGTCGAGCGCCAGTCCGCCGAGCAGCAGCGCGTAGGTGATGCCGGTGTCGACGCGGCTGATGTTGTGGCGGCTCttgtcgaggaggaggaagatggcgagcgcggcggcgaggcagccGGAGCAGACGCAGCGCAGGACCCAGCCGTGGGCGGTGTGGGCGACGGGCGCCTTGGTGTAGACCATGTCGTAGATGAAGTTGAGCTCCACCTCGATGACCTCGAACGCCTCGCTGGACGTGAGGTTCTCGCGCTGCAGGAAGAAGGCCTGGCTGAGGCGGCGCTCCTTGAAGCTTAGGATGAGGTTGACGAAGAGGCGGCGGAAGATGACGAAGAACTCGTACGCGCGCGCCTCCACGCTCTTGTTGACTTTCTGCACGAGGCGCTCggtttctttctcttccatctCATTCTGCGCCTTGCTGGCCTCGCCGTCGGCAATGGTGATCTCGACGGCCAGGCCAGCCTTGTACTTGGAGTCGAACTCGGTCATGAGCTTGGCGTAGTTGGGGCCGGGCTCCGGCGGGTCGA
Coding sequences:
- the LOC101786999 gene encoding uncharacterized protein LOC101786999, which produces MGFNPPVPQQDSNWEIRAAVQVSLLLQILLIFVGPVRKRSSHPFPRFTVWSCYLLADWVADLALGLLLNNMGNIGGGGSGSSSSSFGLKRGGGGANAGANAGNADSGSSSPIIFAFWTPFLLLHLGGPDTITAYSLEDNELWLRHLIGLLFELFSASVIFFCSLRGNPMIHATVLMFVAGIIKYAERTYSLYSGSVDGFRTKILDPPEPGPNYAKLMTEFDSKYKAGLAVEITIADGEASKAQNEMEEKETERLVQKVNKSVEARAYEFFVIFRRLFVNLILSFKERRLSQAFFLQRENLTSSEAFEVIEVELNFIYDMVYTKAPVAHTAHGWVLRCVCSGCLAAALAIFLLLDKSRHNISRVDTGITYALLLGGLALDAVALLMLLFSNRATVFLEQSQRLRWLVRLTRAAKRSRRTRRWSGKTSQLNLIGYCLGKPEHNSRRGRCRWWLKVADKVGLQDIVDLVDDLIFIKRVPLMKEGSSSSSSLLDFIFKGLKGAAENIKKKEDIMEVCGRRGKGVVGRLKEKIQEALKTHYEEQMKKAVEDKDERLVLEEQIKEALKDDKDKGFEEQIIKALKIDNKDGHLVVLEEQIKEALIKMKNKDDDERLETTKQIKEALSNHSRDKKFKLILDSVVESDFDESLLLWHVATDLCGCHLKDEQRVPTQAEAQWRPIGETLSEYMLYLLIKQPEMLSATAGIGLLRYRDTCAEAQRFFASMDAWVGAHEDARVMLLRVNTSEKPSTVKGDRSKSVLFDAVILAKVLRELDDDDMWEVVTGVWGEMLTYAAGKCRGSTHVRQLSRGGELITLVWFLMAHMGLGDMYQIQEGDAQGQAHRKRPVE